In Amycolatopsis sp. EV170708-02-1, the following are encoded in one genomic region:
- a CDS encoding glutamine amidotransferase, giving the protein MVKVLLAGESWVSATIDHKGYDPFAHTQVEIGCERLLAALAAEGVEVTHLRSHDVAEKFPQTLEELDAYDVVLLSDIGSNTLLLHPDTFTRGRPTPNRLKLLREWVTNGGGLMMAGGYLSFQGFEGKANYHRTPIEEILPVDIDPYDDRVETPEGVRAQVVRPGHPVVAGLDRHWPILLGYQHTTLKPDAELLATVEGDVMLAVRQVGRGRTLAFTSDISPHWAPEEFMDWEGYRKLFAQAMSWLAGREV; this is encoded by the coding sequence ATGGTCAAGGTCCTGCTAGCCGGGGAGTCGTGGGTCAGTGCGACGATCGACCACAAGGGATACGACCCGTTCGCGCACACGCAGGTGGAGATCGGGTGCGAGCGGCTGCTGGCGGCGCTGGCGGCGGAAGGGGTCGAGGTGACTCACCTGCGTTCGCACGACGTGGCCGAGAAGTTCCCGCAGACCCTGGAGGAACTCGACGCCTACGACGTCGTCCTGCTCTCCGACATCGGCTCCAACACGCTGCTGCTGCACCCGGACACCTTCACCCGCGGCCGTCCGACGCCCAACCGCCTCAAGCTGCTGCGCGAGTGGGTCACGAACGGCGGCGGCCTGATGATGGCCGGCGGCTACCTGAGCTTCCAGGGCTTCGAGGGCAAGGCCAACTACCACCGGACGCCGATCGAGGAGATCCTCCCGGTCGACATCGACCCGTACGACGACCGCGTCGAGACCCCGGAGGGCGTCCGCGCCCAGGTCGTGCGGCCCGGCCACCCGGTGGTCGCGGGTCTCGACCGGCACTGGCCGATCCTGCTGGGCTACCAGCACACCACGCTGAAGCCGGACGCCGAGCTGCTCGCCACCGTCGAGGGCGACGTCATGCTGGCCGTGCGCCAGGTCGGCCGCGGCCGCACCCTCGCGTTCACCTCGGACATCTCCCCGCACTGGGCTCCCGAGGAGTTCATGGACTGGGAGGGCTACCGCAAACTCTTCGCGCAGGCGATGTCCTGGCTCGCCGGACGCGAAGTCTGA
- a CDS encoding LacI family DNA-binding transcriptional regulator, with protein sequence MSLAKVAREAGVAVSTVSRYVKGELNVASETARRIDAALSAQGHPPVQKQVTGLSLGLVVPSLDNPYFSTLADAVVDAAAADGIDVLTTLTGSSPLRERAAVERLMRVPDVGGLVYLGMHNTNEAFASRLAGDFPVVFLDEYVKATGPRIAHVTANGFGGAYQATTHLISLGHRRIAHVGGPAGLRTADQREAGYRAALKTHGVEVDEAMIVRGAFSSAFGMNFFAHMARAGAEPTAVFTASDIAAVGLLEAARRAGVTVPGDLSVIGCDGITLGEWTSPRLTTVAQPTEQMARKAVDEITRLAAGRLPADHVLSMQLVVRESTEEYPA encoded by the coding sequence ATGTCGCTGGCGAAGGTGGCCCGAGAGGCCGGAGTGGCCGTGTCGACCGTGTCGAGGTACGTCAAAGGAGAGCTCAACGTCGCCTCCGAGACGGCCCGGCGCATCGACGCCGCGCTGTCGGCCCAAGGGCATCCGCCCGTGCAGAAACAGGTGACCGGGCTCAGCCTCGGCCTGGTGGTCCCGTCGCTGGACAACCCGTACTTCTCCACGCTGGCGGACGCGGTGGTCGACGCCGCCGCGGCGGACGGCATCGACGTGCTCACCACGCTCACCGGCTCGTCGCCGTTGCGGGAGCGCGCCGCCGTCGAGCGCCTGATGCGGGTACCGGACGTGGGCGGGCTGGTCTACCTGGGGATGCACAACACCAACGAAGCCTTCGCGAGCCGGCTGGCAGGCGACTTCCCGGTCGTCTTCCTCGACGAGTACGTCAAGGCCACCGGGCCGCGGATCGCGCACGTCACCGCGAACGGTTTCGGCGGCGCCTACCAGGCGACCACCCACCTGATCTCCCTTGGCCACCGGCGGATCGCCCATGTCGGCGGACCGGCCGGGCTGCGCACGGCCGACCAGCGCGAGGCCGGATACCGGGCCGCGTTGAAGACACACGGGGTCGAGGTGGACGAAGCGATGATCGTGCGCGGCGCCTTCAGCTCGGCGTTCGGCATGAACTTCTTCGCGCATATGGCACGGGCAGGCGCGGAGCCGACAGCCGTCTTCACCGCCAGCGACATCGCCGCGGTCGGCCTGCTCGAAGCGGCCCGCCGCGCCGGGGTGACGGTGCCGGGAGACCTTTCGGTGATCGGCTGCGACGGGATCACCCTCGGCGAATGGACCTCGCCGCGGCTGACCACCGTCGCGCAGCCGACGGAGCAGATGGCCCGCAAGGCGGTCGACGAGATCACCCGCCTCGCGGCCGGCCGCCTCCCCGCCGACCACGTGCTCTCCATGCAGCTCGTCGTCCGCGAATCGACCGAGGAGTACCCCGCATGA